A part of Phycisphaerae bacterium genomic DNA contains:
- a CDS encoding type II secretion system protein GspG encodes MEPPEREELFTMNYGPEPSPRRCSTREKTFLLLIVAALLLFAVMFLRPRLNGGPDASVRVTRVCLDTVADSLQSYHRSVGSYPTSLADLCRLPPGMSQEVWRGPYVDSVHTLRDGWGQELLYKNPGIHNPQHYDLWSAGKDGEDGTDDDICNWVLDDP; translated from the coding sequence ATGGAGCCACCCGAACGAGAAGAACTGTTTACGATGAACTACGGCCCAGAGCCGAGTCCCCGGCGATGCAGCACGCGAGAGAAGACGTTCCTCCTGCTGATCGTTGCTGCGTTACTTCTCTTCGCAGTGATGTTCCTGAGGCCACGGCTGAACGGAGGTCCTGACGCGTCCGTTCGCGTCACCCGCGTTTGTCTGGACACAGTGGCGGACTCTCTCCAGTCGTACCACCGCAGCGTAGGCTCATACCCGACTTCGCTCGCTGACCTGTGCCGCTTGCCCCCAGGGATGTCACAAGAAGTCTGGCGCGGGCCTTACGTGGACAGCGTCCACACGCTTAGGGATGGCTGGGGACAAGAGTTGCTGTACAAGAACCCCGGAATTCACAATCCCCAGCACTATGACCTCTGGAGCGCCGGCAAAGACGGCGAGGACGGGACCGACGACGACATCTGCAACTGGGTGTTAGACGATCCATGA
- a CDS encoding type II secretion system protein GspG — MLYSTFVTLTAPCCTGCGGSSQTKAEMASLSSVLALYQLHLGAYPTSLDDLVVRPSGEAGARWKGPYVENPGTLRDTWGRPLRYKSPGVKNLGHYDLWSAGPDGVDGTADDINNW, encoded by the coding sequence ATGCTATATTCGACATTCGTGACTTTGACCGCCCCTTGTTGCACTGGGTGCGGAGGCAGTAGCCAAACCAAAGCCGAGATGGCCTCACTCAGTAGCGTGCTTGCACTGTACCAATTGCACCTCGGCGCCTATCCGACCTCGCTCGATGACCTTGTGGTGCGGCCTTCCGGGGAAGCAGGGGCGAGGTGGAAAGGGCCCTACGTTGAAAACCCGGGCACACTCAGAGACACCTGGGGCCGACCGCTCCGCTACAAGTCGCCTGGCGTCAAGAACCTCGGGCACTATGACCTCTGGAGCGCCGGCCCGGACGGCGTCGACGGCACAGCAGACGATATCAACAACTGGTGA